The genome window attaCCTTGCAGATCgttgtaaaacacactttattcaaactggacagaaacaaaataaaactcacgaAAACTGTCTCTGTTAGTCtgtccactgttccaacaatcaccaatgCTGGTTTggcaaaataaatccttaattccctgctttagatgagaaaagaaaagctctCCTCACAGTTTCACATGGAggaactcacatgcactaacatgcatgtGCGGCCAatggctgtataaacaaagcacagagagactCAAGATACTCAAGTAGAGGGTGTGTGACCttattctctgctcaggacacCATTAGcctactccactatatctttaaatagaaaatagttgTTTTCTgctatattaatatataatatattaatataataaaaatgttcagaatctcatatacagaacctttaagtTTTTCTTTCGCCTATAAAGTCCGCTCTTAATTTAACCTTTTTCTTTAACAAGCCTTTGAGTGCATCAGTGTTGAACTCAATAGGCTAGTTGTTTCTTAGTTACTTAGTTAGTTATATTTTTGTACCACAAAGCCTCATGATTTTTATAGCAGgctatttccttttttaaagttttcatcTGGCAGCCAACATAATTATTCAAGCATAGCTGAAATAGTTAGGGTagtcaaatatattttattcaacaaaacacaacatcataAACTGCCAGAAGCCGGCTCAACATCTGTgttataacataatatatgtTAGAACTGAATAATCTTTGAATCCTGCATCTCTCTGAAAACTGTGGCCCGAACATCTGCCATCAGCCCTGAAACGAGACTGCCAGACCAGCTAGGAGACCTCTTCCTCTCAATGATCAACTGCCCTCCGGAGTCACCTGAGCGTATCCTGCAGCTGGCTCCTAAATGACCCTGCACACAATGCCGGGAAGCCAGCAAGAACATCTCATCTCTGCCAGCATTTCAAAACAGTAGGCTAAACCAAGGTTTTTGCTGCGATCAAGATTTGTGTGTCAAGATTTGTAGCGTTACATTAGCATCTCACCCATAGCCaccgtttttgttttaataatcagATCACATACTCTGCTTCACTATTGCCAATAAGATCAAGTATTTCATCACTTAATATATGCTattcatctgttgtgtttgttgattttctttatcatatcaTTTTACAACTTATcaatccttcatttattcagtttaggaaTTTAGCTATcaataaatgtcctcatttaatcaATAAGAAGTTGTTCGGTTTATTcggtttatttgttttatttgttttccctgtttccaggtGGTTACCCCCATTAAACaagtttaataatttattattaaaatatttgatttccTACAACCCCAAAGTTCTGTTTAAAGTATACAGCTCTGTTCTCAATGGACCATCAGTACAGAGCTCGAACCCGGTAACAATTGGACAGAGAAATTTGTGGCTCATTTCATTGAGAAGATATAGAGCATTCTGTCTCAAGTTTCACCTGATCCACTAAATCTTCCAACCTTCCACAATAATCTTGCTTCCCTCACCCAGTTTCAAACTCTTAATATCTGTCATCATTATGTAAATTAATCTCTCAAATGAAATCCTCTACCTGTGTTTTCAACATGCAACAAAGTTTTTAAAAGGGGTATTCCCCATTGTTTGTCAATTTGTTCTTTTGATTATTAACAGTTCTCTGACTTCTGGCAATTTTCCTGTGTTTAAAACATGCAATTATTCAACTGTTACTAAAGAAACTTAATCTGGATCCCCTATTACTCAGCAATTACAGACCAaattcaaaattattatttttatctaaGGTGCTGGAGAAAGTCATTTCAACTCTCAATTAATCTCTTTtatgaacaataataatattcttAACAGAtttcagtcaggttttagagctcacaatgtttgtttttgttccatattgttttgaaaattgTTTGACCACTTTGAAAGCATTAAATGGCATTGCTCCAAATTCTATAATGGATTTATTGACTCCCTTTATGCCTGGGTGTTCCTTAGATCTGTAGATGTGACCAAAGGTGACTGGGCCTTTGCTCCTCCAGCCCCAatttatgaattattaatatCATGCTGGTTTCTATCATTTCACTCTTGccattttactttgttttatccTCCGGTGTTTTTATCTGTTCTATTTtcatctgctgtttttttttcttctgtgaagcactttgtaacattgttcATAAAAGTGCTAAACAAATTCAGTtcaatattgttattattatttagcagctaaagagtagGTGGAtaccaaaaacaaagctaaaaggagatgaatattggacttatttatcaggtagacacaaacacaaatgcaaatgaatgctaatattgatctgtgtctgcttgatgtctaattaagctaacatgtAATTGCTGACACAATAGCTATATCAaatttataaggtgataatgtcGTGTTTACAGCTTATTGCACTGCCCCGAAGTAGcccaaaaccaaaccaaataaaaaaaatcagttaatgcatttttaacaaGACTCTACGGTTGCGGGGCATTTCAGTGAACCTAATACATCTAATTTTCTCAACTTTCATCTGCTTCATccttcattatttttaaatgtttaaatttcaaTTGTAAATTCATGTATAAATTGCACTGCCAAAATgttaatatgtaaatataaaaaaggtaaaCATTTTGTACAGCACAACTGAATATTTGTATCTGATAATATATACActtaagatttttaaaatagGCTATGAGCCAAAacactttttctgtttgtttctcccTCGTCATGCACCACCTTGTAAGTCCACAGAGATGAAACATCACtgttctattattattttttatgctgctccaaaatgtataaatatcaGTGCAAGCTTTTGATttacattaatgtgtgtgtgatgccaCCCAGTGGTTTAGCTCTCTTAGACAGTATGACGTCCACACAGAGGTGGCCAGAGAAGGGTTGGGCACTCTTACAGCTCTTGTTGGTGGCCTCTGTCTCTCAGGCTGAGGAGCTGGTGTGCAGGCGGAGAGGGGATCCTGAGAACCCCCAGCTATCTAAGGATGGGGACATTATGTTGGGGGGAATCTTCTCTTTCCACAGCAGTTGGAAAGATAGACAGGATACCTACATGCACAAACCACTGCCACTGCAATGCACCAGGTATAGAAATCAATTTTGAAGAAATATTCCATGTCATGTGTATTAATAACATCAAAagcttttatttatatgtttttatttcaaggtAAAATTATTTGCACTTGTGACTATTTATAACTGTCTCCATCAAGTTTGAATTTCAGAGGGTTCCAGTATGCCCAGGCTATGCTCTTTGCAATAGAGGAAATAAATAACAGTACAGATCTACTGCCTGGCATCTCTCTGGGCTATAAGATCTATGATGCCTGTACCTCCATTGTCAGAGGTGTGAAGGTCGCACTGGACTTGACGAATGGTAATGACGTGGTATCTGCACCCTCTGAAGCACCATGTACCAGACCGGCCCAAGTGCAGGCCATTATGGGAGAgacctcttcctctccttgcaTGGCTATAGCTACTGTCATCGGACCCTTTCATATCCCGATGGTGGGTAagatttgtaaaaatgaaattatatttgtgaaaaatacttattattattctgtaatTCTTCCAGTTGGTCATAGCAAAATGGGTTAtaaaagcgtgtgtgtgtttcatattttacatcTTGGGAtatcatttcttgttttcttttagaTCAGCCACTTTGCTACTTGTGCTTGTCTCAGTGATAAAACCAAGTACCCATCCTTCCTCAGAACAATACCCAGTGACTACTACCAGAGCAGAGCCCTGGCCCAGCTGGTCAAGCACTTTGGTTGGACTTGGGTTGGAGCTATTAGAACAAATGATGATTATGGCAACAATGGCATGGCCACATTCACAGAAACCGCCCAGCAGCTGGGCATCTGTCTGGAGtactctgtttctttctttagaaCAGATCCACcagagaaaatacaaaagatAGTTGACATTATCAAGTCTTCCACTTCCAAGGTGATTGTCACTTTTCTCTCCCCCACGGATATGGATTTGCTAATACACGCGTTGTCTCACCACAACTTGACTGGATACCAGTGGGTAGGCAGTGAGAGCTGGATCTTTGATTCCCAAACTGCAGCCATGGATAGCCATCACATTCTGGATGGTGCCATAGGCCTGTCCATCCCCAAAGCACATGTCAATGGCATGAGAGAGTTCATGCTGGATGTGAAGCCGCTCAATTCATCTAGTGATGAAATGTTTACAGAGTTTTGGGAGACATTATTTAACTGTAGTTTCAAGCAGTCAAAATCATCAGCAGGGAATCAAAGAGAATGTACTGGACATGAAGATCTGACTGGAGTGCAAAACAGCTTCACTGATATGTCACTCATGCCTATCTTTAACAATGTCTATAAAGGAGTGTATGCTGTGGCCCACGCACTTCATAGTATTCTCAGctgtaataaaacatgtaacaacAAGGTGCAGCTAGATCCATTCACGGTGAGTTGAACACCAAAGACTTAAAGTTTTTATATTAAGTCACATTAACAAAGAACATTgtttaaattttgaaaaataaattgttgcAGTCTGTCTATCATGCTGTTCAGACAATacactttgaaaatgtttgtcagATAATGATCTACAGTGATATCGTTTTAGATGTTACAGCACATAAGAAAGATTCACTTCAAAACAAAGGAAGGAGATGAGGTTTACTTTAATGAGAATGGAGACCCAGCAGCAAAGTATGAAATTGTTAATTGGCAGCCAACAGAAAATGGCATTGTGGACTTTGTCACAGTTGGTCTTCATGATGCATCTTTACCTGCAGACAAACAGCTGAATCTGCAAAATAAGTATTTAATTTGGACACAGAATTCACAACAGGTAAGCTACCATGTGAtcactgtaattgtttttgtataaagTTAGTTGTTGTTACTGTATCATAATGTTTGGTTTTGATGCATCAAAACTAATAATAGATGCTTGTAAAGATAACACATTGTCAAAGTGAATGCCCATTAATTTTTCTCATAGTTGTTTTGTTCATGCAGGTGCCTTTGTCAGTTTGCAGTGAGAAATGTCCCCCAGGAACTCGCAAGGTTCTGCAGAAAGGAAAGCCTGTCTGCTGCTATGACTGTTTAAGATGTGCAGATGGAGAAATAAGCAACATTACTGGTGTAGTAATATTTAATAAGACAAAAGTCTAAAATTTGTAATGTTAACATGTCAGTTTTAATAAATGGCATATTTTTCATTCCAAAAACATGGGTTACACAGTCATCTTTTAAGCAAACTAAAAATCATTGCATCCAATATCCTAAAAATTCTGATACATAAGTCTGAAATCAGCTACATAAATTTGTGCACAATCTTGGAAATGCATATCAAGGCTAAAGCCccaatgtgaaaaatgtatgtaactCAATGGCATTTAAAATTACTCCCTGGGAAGATTGGGGCAGTCTATGGTGTTTTCAGCCCATTCATTCTCAGACGTCTTGGTTCA of Siniperca chuatsi isolate FFG_IHB_CAS linkage group LG7, ASM2008510v1, whole genome shotgun sequence contains these proteins:
- the LOC122879225 gene encoding extracellular calcium-sensing receptor-like, producing the protein MTSTQRWPEKGWALLQLLLVASVSQAEELVCRRRGDPENPQLSKDGDIMLGGIFSFHSSWKDRQDTYMHKPLPLQCTSLNFRGFQYAQAMLFAIEEINNSTDLLPGISLGYKIYDACTSIVRGVKVALDLTNGNDVVSAPSEAPCTRPAQVQAIMGETSSSPCMAIATVIGPFHIPMISHFATCACLSDKTKYPSFLRTIPSDYYQSRALAQLVKHFGWTWVGAIRTNDDYGNNGMATFTETAQQLGICLEYSVSFFRTDPPEKIQKIVDIIKSSTSKVIVTFLSPTDMDLLIHALSHHNLTGYQWVGSESWIFDSQTAAMDSHHILDGAIGLSIPKAHVNGMREFMLDVKPLNSSSDEMFTEFWETLFNCSFKQSKSSAGNQRECTGHEDLTGVQNSFTDMSLMPIFNNVYKGVYAVAHALHSILSCNKTCNNKVQLDPFTMLQHIRKIHFKTKEGDEVYFNENGDPAAKYEIVNWQPTENGIVDFVTVGLHDASLPADKQLNLQNKYLIWTQNSQQVPLSVCSEKCPPGTRKVLQKGKPVCCYDCLRCADGEISNITDSITCVRCHPEFWSNERRDACVKKEAEFLSYIEIIGALLTAASLFGTCMTAVVAFIFFRYRQTPIVRANNSELSFLLLFSLTLCFLCSLTFIGRPSEWSCMLRHTAFGITFVLCISCVLGKTIVVLMAFRATLPGSNVMKWFGPAQQKLSVLGFTLIQVVICILWLTISPPFPFKNFKGFKDKIILECALGSAVGFWAVLAYIGLLAMLCFILAFLARKLPDNFNEAKFITFSMLIFCAVWITFIPAYVSSPGKFSVAVEIFAILASSFGLLICIFIPKCYIILLKPKKNTKKNMMGKGEKSF